One part of the Sphingobacterium sp. LZ7M1 genome encodes these proteins:
- the efp gene encoding elongation factor P produces MAKASDVKSGNILRFNGELVSVEEYIHRTPGNLRAFYQARMRNVKTGKLVEYRFRTDEEVEIARVETNDYQYLYEDGEFFVVMDNETYEQFNIPKVLFGDSARFLKEGMNVIVAFESEEAIMAQTPASVELEITYTEPAVKGDTSTNALKNATVETGVEIRVPLFINQGDRVKVDTRTGDYMERVK; encoded by the coding sequence ATGGCAAAAGCTTCAGACGTTAAGAGTGGAAATATACTTCGTTTCAATGGGGAATTAGTATCGGTAGAGGAATACATTCACCGTACCCCAGGAAACTTGCGTGCATTCTATCAAGCAAGAATGCGTAATGTTAAGACTGGAAAATTAGTAGAATACAGATTTAGAACAGATGAAGAGGTGGAAATTGCTCGAGTAGAGACCAATGACTACCAATATTTATATGAGGACGGGGAATTTTTCGTGGTGATGGATAACGAGACCTACGAGCAATTCAATATTCCAAAAGTTCTTTTTGGTGATTCAGCCCGTTTCTTAAAAGAAGGAATGAACGTTATCGTGGCATTTGAGAGTGAAGAAGCTATTATGGCCCAAACTCCTGCAAGTGTGGAATTGGAAATTACGTATACAGAGCCTGCAGTGAAAGGTGATACCTCGACGAACGCATTGAAAAATGCTACTGTAGAGACTGGCGTAGAGATCCGTGTTCCTCTGTTCATTAATCAAGGAGATAGAGTAAAAGTGGATACACGTACCGGTGATTACATGGAACGTGTAAAATAA
- the lpxA gene encoding acyl-ACP--UDP-N-acetylglucosamine O-acyltransferase — protein MIQPLSYIHPEAKIAQNVVIEPFSTIHKDVEIGEGTWIGSNVTIMNGARIGKNCRIFPGAVISGEPQDLKFEGEITTAEIGDNTTIRECVTINRGTKDRYRTVIGKNCLIQAYSHIAHDCFVGDNCIFSNSSTLAGHITVGDYVVLAGMVAVHQFCKIGSHAFVTGGTLVRKDVPPYIKAAREPISYAGINSVGLRRRGYTNEQINEIQGIYRVLFVQHSNLGKALDIVEAEFKATEIRDEILGFVRASNRGVVKGFGQGRSGI, from the coding sequence ATGATTCAACCATTATCATATATACATCCTGAGGCAAAGATTGCACAGAATGTGGTTATTGAGCCGTTCTCTACCATCCATAAGGATGTGGAGATAGGCGAGGGAACTTGGATAGGCTCGAATGTAACCATTATGAATGGTGCACGAATTGGGAAAAATTGCAGGATTTTTCCTGGAGCTGTTATCTCTGGGGAACCTCAGGATTTAAAGTTTGAAGGTGAGATCACGACGGCTGAGATTGGCGACAATACGACCATCCGTGAGTGTGTGACCATCAATAGAGGAACAAAGGACAGATACCGTACCGTAATCGGAAAGAACTGTTTGATTCAAGCATACAGCCATATCGCCCATGATTGTTTTGTAGGAGATAACTGTATCTTTTCAAATTCAAGTACCTTGGCTGGACACATTACCGTAGGTGATTATGTCGTTTTGGCGGGTATGGTTGCCGTACATCAGTTCTGTAAGATCGGGTCGCATGCCTTTGTTACAGGTGGTACCTTGGTCAGAAAGGATGTCCCACCTTATATAAAAGCTGCAAGGGAGCCTATTTCCTATGCTGGTATCAATTCTGTGGGATTGAGAAGAAGAGGCTATACCAACGAACAGATCAATGAGATCCAAGGGATCTATAGGGTACTTTTTGTACAGCACAGTAATTTAGGTAAGGCATTGGATATTGTCGAGGCAGAATTTAAGGCTACTGAAATACGGGATGAGATACTTGGCTTTGTAAGAGCATCTAACCGAGGAGTTGTCAAAGGATTTGGTCAAGGCCGATCTGGAATATAA
- a CDS encoding ATP-binding cassette domain-containing protein: MNIILQDIGRRYNREWIFRHLDYTFSFGKSYAILGPNGSGKSTLIKVITGALTASEGTLKFEEGGQEQQIEQIFQKISLAAPYVELIEEFSLNEMLEFHFKFKDYLPGYDMARIKDTLGFAKNTFEKDIRHFSSGMKQRVKLILACCSQSKLLFLDEPTSNLDKEGEQWYLNLIEKTKSDRILVIGSNQEHEYNFCDEQLQIMSYK; this comes from the coding sequence TTGAATATAATTTTACAAGATATTGGTAGGAGGTATAATAGGGAATGGATTTTCAGACATCTCGATTATACCTTTTCTTTTGGAAAGAGCTATGCTATCCTAGGTCCGAATGGATCGGGGAAATCTACCCTCATCAAAGTGATCACCGGCGCGCTAACGGCAAGCGAAGGAACACTAAAGTTTGAAGAAGGAGGTCAGGAACAGCAAATAGAGCAGATTTTTCAAAAGATAAGCCTTGCTGCGCCCTATGTTGAGTTGATCGAGGAATTTTCGTTGAATGAGATGTTGGAATTTCATTTCAAGTTCAAGGATTACCTTCCGGGTTATGATATGGCTCGTATCAAAGATACCTTAGGCTTTGCGAAAAATACCTTTGAAAAAGACATCCGACATTTTTCATCGGGAATGAAACAGAGGGTTAAATTGATTTTGGCTTGTTGTTCTCAAAGTAAATTGCTATTCTTGGATGAACCTACAAGCAATCTAGATAAAGAGGGAGAACAATGGTACCTGAACTTGATCGAAAAGACCAAGTCCGATCGTATCCTTGTAATCGGATCCAATCAAGAGCATGAATATAACTTCTGTGATGAGCAATTGCAGATCATGAGCTATAAGTAA
- the tsaE gene encoding tRNA (adenosine(37)-N6)-threonylcarbamoyltransferase complex ATPase subunit type 1 TsaE, with protein sequence MEYRVANTESLPAAAAWLIENAGDKRVFVFQAPMGAGKTTFIKAICAYLQVEDSTSSPTFSIVNEYHSENGPIYHFDFYRLKSEQEAFDLGYEEYFYSGDYCFIEWPEKIPNLIPEDAAVIKIEVTEDQSRTIILK encoded by the coding sequence ATGGAATATAGAGTTGCGAATACAGAAAGCCTACCTGCAGCTGCAGCATGGCTAATTGAAAACGCAGGTGATAAAAGAGTGTTTGTTTTTCAAGCGCCAATGGGAGCTGGGAAAACAACCTTTATCAAGGCTATCTGTGCCTACCTACAGGTAGAAGACAGTACATCTAGCCCTACATTCTCCATAGTGAATGAATACCATTCGGAGAACGGGCCAATCTATCATTTCGATTTCTATCGATTGAAAAGCGAACAAGAGGCTTTTGATCTTGGATATGAAGAATATTTCTATTCTGGGGATTATTGTTTTATTGAATGGCCGGAGAAAATCCCGAATCTAATTCCGGAAGATGCTGCCGTCATAAAAATAGAAGTTACTGAAGATCAGAGTCGAACTATTATATTGAAATAA
- the lpxD gene encoding UDP-3-O-(3-hydroxymyristoyl)glucosamine N-acyltransferase has product MQFTAEQIATLLKGQVEGNPETLVDQLSKIEEAGPKSLTFLANPKYEHFIYDTDAGIIVINEDLALQKTVKATLIRVKNAYTAFTELLKLYDEMRNERSGIDEQVFIHESSSIGQNPYIGAFSYIGKNVVIGNQVKIYPQVYIADDVKIGDHSVLLPGVKVYKDCIIGNRVIIHAGSVIGSDGFGFAPKEDGSYEKIPQIGNVIIEDDVEIGANTVIDRATLGSTRILKGVKLDNLIQIAHNVEVGSNTVIAAQTGISGSTKIGENVVLGGQVGVVGHISIAKGSQVQAQSGINRSILEENKKWGGSPAFPYSNELRSQVLYSKLPELEKRIAELEKQLNEKNNS; this is encoded by the coding sequence ATGCAATTTACCGCGGAACAAATAGCGACCTTATTAAAAGGACAGGTAGAGGGGAATCCTGAAACCTTAGTCGATCAGTTATCCAAAATTGAGGAGGCTGGTCCTAAGAGCTTGACTTTTTTGGCGAATCCGAAGTACGAACACTTTATATACGATACAGATGCAGGGATCATCGTGATCAATGAGGATCTAGCCTTGCAGAAAACAGTGAAGGCCACTCTTATCCGAGTTAAGAATGCATATACTGCTTTTACGGAATTGTTGAAGCTGTACGATGAGATGAGGAATGAAAGAAGTGGAATCGATGAGCAGGTTTTTATCCATGAAAGTTCAAGCATAGGTCAAAATCCATATATAGGAGCTTTCAGCTATATCGGAAAGAATGTAGTGATTGGTAACCAAGTGAAGATCTATCCTCAAGTGTATATTGCTGATGATGTAAAGATTGGAGATCATAGTGTTTTACTGCCGGGGGTAAAGGTTTATAAAGATTGCATCATTGGAAACCGGGTCATCATCCATGCTGGATCAGTCATAGGGAGTGATGGTTTTGGATTTGCACCCAAAGAAGATGGGTCTTATGAGAAGATCCCACAGATTGGGAATGTCATTATAGAAGATGATGTAGAGATTGGTGCGAATACGGTTATCGATAGAGCAACCTTAGGTTCTACCCGCATATTGAAAGGTGTGAAATTGGACAACTTGATTCAGATTGCCCATAATGTGGAGGTAGGGTCTAATACGGTTATCGCTGCGCAGACAGGGATTTCAGGAAGCACAAAGATTGGCGAGAATGTGGTATTAGGGGGTCAGGTAGGTGTGGTTGGTCATATCAGCATTGCCAAGGGCAGTCAGGTTCAGGCCCAATCTGGAATTAACCGATCGATATTGGAAGAGAATAAGAAATGGGGTGGGAGCCCAGCATTTCCATACAGCAATGAGCTGCGTTCGCAGGTGCTTTATTCCAAGCTTCCAGAGCTTGAAAAACGCATTGCGGAGTTAGAAAAGCAATTAAATGAAAAAAATAATAGCTAA
- a CDS encoding bifunctional UDP-3-O-[3-hydroxymyristoyl] N-acetylglucosamine deacetylase/3-hydroxyacyl-ACP dehydratase translates to MNVKQRTIKSDVHFSGVGLHTGKQVNVTLKPAAENHWYKFKRVDLEGQPIVSVDVDNVSNTARGTTISQNGASVSTIEHLMAALVGLQLDNILIEIDAPEVPILDGSSAIFIEKIQEVGFQDQDADRDFFEVTDNIHYTDPENKVEIVAMPVDGYRITCMIDFNSPVLGSQHASISDLDEFSKEIAGSRTFCFLHELEALVSQNLIKGGDLSNAIVIVDKEVSEGELDKLQDLFHKRVEVAQEGILNNISLRYQNEPARHKLLDMIGDLALVGKPIKGHIMAARPGHAANVAFAKRIKGQIKREKNKKNVKVYDPNTPPVYDTVQIMNILPHRQPFLMIDKILELSQTHVVGLKNVTMNEDLFMGHFPGAPLFPGVLQIEAMAQTGGILVLNTVPDPENWLTLFLKIENARFKNQVVPGDTVIFTCELLEPIRRGIARMKGVGMVGDKVVSEAELMAQIVKVKG, encoded by the coding sequence ATGAATGTAAAACAGAGAACCATTAAATCTGACGTCCATTTTTCGGGCGTGGGTCTTCATACTGGTAAACAAGTGAATGTGACTTTGAAACCAGCTGCAGAAAACCACTGGTACAAATTCAAACGAGTAGATTTAGAGGGTCAACCAATTGTAAGTGTAGATGTTGATAATGTGAGCAACACTGCGCGGGGAACTACAATTTCTCAAAACGGCGCTTCTGTAAGTACCATCGAACATTTGATGGCAGCATTGGTAGGCTTGCAATTAGATAACATATTGATTGAGATCGACGCTCCTGAGGTGCCGATCTTGGACGGAAGTTCGGCTATCTTTATCGAGAAGATCCAAGAGGTTGGATTTCAAGATCAGGATGCAGACCGTGATTTCTTTGAAGTAACTGATAATATTCACTATACCGATCCAGAGAACAAGGTAGAGATTGTTGCGATGCCAGTTGATGGCTACCGCATCACCTGTATGATTGACTTTAATTCCCCAGTATTGGGCAGTCAACATGCTTCTATCAGTGATTTGGATGAATTCAGCAAGGAGATTGCTGGATCCCGTACATTTTGTTTCTTACATGAATTAGAGGCATTGGTAAGCCAAAACTTGATCAAAGGTGGCGATTTGTCCAATGCGATCGTTATAGTAGATAAGGAAGTATCGGAAGGTGAATTGGACAAATTGCAGGATCTTTTCCATAAACGTGTTGAGGTGGCACAAGAGGGTATCTTGAACAATATATCCTTGCGATACCAAAATGAGCCAGCTAGACATAAGCTGTTGGACATGATCGGTGATTTGGCTTTAGTAGGGAAACCTATAAAAGGACATATTATGGCAGCGCGTCCTGGACATGCGGCCAACGTAGCATTTGCCAAACGTATAAAAGGGCAGATCAAGCGTGAAAAGAACAAAAAGAATGTAAAAGTTTATGACCCGAATACGCCTCCGGTTTACGATACGGTTCAAATCATGAATATTTTACCACATCGTCAGCCATTCTTGATGATCGACAAGATCCTGGAACTGTCGCAGACCCACGTGGTAGGATTGAAGAACGTAACGATGAACGAGGATCTTTTCATGGGTCATTTTCCAGGCGCACCATTATTTCCAGGGGTATTGCAAATTGAAGCAATGGCCCAAACAGGGGGGATCTTGGTGTTGAATACTGTCCCAGACCCAGAAAACTGGTTGACCTTGTTCCTGAAGATCGAGAATGCGAGATTCAAGAACCAAGTAGTGCCAGGGGATACCGTAATTTTCACTTGTGAGTTATTGGAGCCAATCCGAAGAGGAATTGCGAGGATGAAAGGAGTTGGTATGGTAGGTGACAAGGTGGTAAGTGAAGCAGAATTAATGGCCCAGATAGTAAAGGTCAAAGGATAA
- a CDS encoding 5-formyltetrahydrofolate cyclo-ligase, with product MKKADLRATYKQKRNELTTAEVAELDQLIFQELTSYDWSKITYLHCYLAIAKFKEYDTIKFIHWIWEHYPHTQIVISKSDFETHQLKHFIFNSDTQLIHNAWGIPEPEGAIEIETGKIEAVLAPLLVVDHFGNRIGYGKGFYDRFFASCNASVLRTGISYFSPVDLIEDIGEWDVPIELVFTPGKTYCF from the coding sequence ATGAAAAAAGCAGATTTAAGGGCAACATATAAACAAAAGCGGAATGAACTGACCACGGCCGAAGTGGCTGAGCTGGATCAGTTGATTTTCCAGGAATTGACCTCTTACGATTGGTCCAAGATAACCTACTTGCATTGTTACCTGGCCATCGCTAAATTCAAGGAATATGATACGATCAAGTTTATCCATTGGATTTGGGAGCATTATCCCCATACCCAAATCGTAATTTCAAAATCTGATTTTGAAACCCATCAATTAAAACATTTCATCTTTAATTCGGACACCCAGCTCATCCATAATGCTTGGGGGATTCCAGAGCCAGAAGGGGCAATAGAAATTGAAACCGGAAAAATTGAAGCTGTTTTGGCCCCCCTGTTGGTCGTGGATCATTTTGGGAATCGGATAGGCTATGGTAAAGGCTTTTATGACCGTTTTTTTGCCAGCTGTAATGCTTCGGTCCTAAGGACAGGGATTTCCTACTTTTCTCCAGTGGATTTAATCGAAGATATTGGGGAATGGGATGTTCCTATAGAGTTGGTTTTTACTCCCGGAAAAACTTATTGTTTTTAA
- a CDS encoding PglZ domain-containing protein: MQKIHILWADDEIEFLKPHILLLEQKDYKVKTVNNGSDAVEAFQNEPFDLVFLDENMPGLTGLETLDKLKAINPSIPTVLVTKNEEEHLMEDAIGAKIDDYLIKPVNPKQILLTIKKFTENKRLVSERTSMAYQQDFRELGMRMNDNLNFQQWVDAYKKLLYWELSLEKLEDAGMHEILTMQKSEANLLFSKFIEKEYLSWIKNPENGPILSHQLFKKKVFPKMEAEKPTFFFLIDNLRYDQWKVINEVMTDYYRVEEEDSYYSILPTATQYARNAIFSGLTPLEMEKRFPKEWQNDDDEGGKNLYEDVFLADQIKRVYRKDIRHSYTKVITMDQGKDVLENINKYMLNDLNVLVYNFVDMLSHARTDMAMIRELANDEAAYRSLTLSWFEHSPLLDVLKWLSQKNVRVIITTDHGTIRVKKPSKIIGDRNTNTNLRYKQGKNLNYIDKDVFVIKNPLEAQLPRVHMSSTYVFAKEDTYFVYPNNYNQFVHYFNGTFQHGGISLEEMIIPFITYSPK; this comes from the coding sequence ATGCAGAAAATACATATACTTTGGGCTGATGACGAGATTGAGTTCTTGAAACCGCACATCTTGTTGTTAGAACAGAAAGATTATAAGGTAAAGACCGTTAATAATGGTTCTGATGCTGTTGAGGCTTTTCAAAACGAACCGTTTGACTTAGTTTTCCTCGATGAAAACATGCCGGGTTTAACAGGTCTTGAAACGTTGGACAAGCTTAAGGCCATCAATCCCTCCATACCGACGGTTTTGGTCACCAAAAACGAAGAAGAACACTTGATGGAAGATGCCATAGGTGCCAAAATCGACGACTACCTGATCAAACCCGTTAACCCAAAACAGATCCTATTGACCATTAAGAAGTTCACAGAAAACAAACGCTTGGTTTCTGAACGCACTTCCATGGCCTATCAACAGGATTTCCGTGAGTTGGGCATGCGCATGAACGACAACCTCAACTTCCAACAGTGGGTAGATGCCTATAAAAAACTACTCTATTGGGAACTCTCCTTAGAAAAACTGGAAGATGCAGGCATGCATGAAATCTTGACCATGCAAAAATCGGAGGCAAATCTGCTCTTCTCGAAATTCATTGAAAAAGAATACCTCAGTTGGATAAAAAATCCGGAAAACGGACCGATCTTATCCCATCAACTCTTCAAGAAAAAGGTATTCCCTAAAATGGAAGCTGAAAAGCCAACATTTTTCTTCCTGATCGATAACTTAAGGTACGATCAATGGAAGGTAATCAATGAGGTGATGACCGATTATTATCGGGTGGAAGAAGAAGATAGCTATTATAGCATCCTTCCTACCGCAACACAATATGCCAGAAATGCCATCTTTAGTGGATTGACCCCATTGGAAATGGAAAAACGTTTTCCGAAAGAATGGCAGAACGATGATGATGAAGGCGGTAAAAACCTTTATGAAGATGTGTTTTTAGCGGATCAGATTAAAAGAGTCTATCGTAAGGATATCCGACATAGCTATACCAAGGTCATTACCATGGATCAAGGCAAGGACGTGCTGGAAAACATCAACAAATATATGTTGAATGACCTGAATGTCCTGGTCTACAATTTCGTGGATATGCTATCTCATGCCCGTACGGACATGGCCATGATCAGGGAATTGGCCAATGATGAGGCAGCATACCGCTCATTGACTTTATCTTGGTTTGAACACTCCCCATTATTAGATGTTCTAAAATGGCTTTCGCAAAAGAATGTCCGGGTGATCATCACTACAGACCATGGAACCATCCGTGTCAAGAAACCTAGCAAGATCATTGGCGATAGAAATACCAACACTAACTTAAGATATAAGCAAGGTAAAAACCTGAATTATATCGACAAGGATGTATTTGTAATCAAAAATCCATTGGAAGCTCAGTTACCAAGGGTCCACATGAGCTCAACCTATGTTTTTGCCAAAGAAGACACCTATTTTGTCTATCCGAACAATTACAATCAGTTTGTACATTATTTCAATGGTACCTTCCAGCATGGAGGGATATCCTTGGAAGAAATGATCATTCCATTCATCACGTACAGTCCTAAATAA
- a CDS encoding RNA polymerase sigma factor → MEPNKVIHIWERCKSRERQAQSELYHYFSAKMYALCLRYAKDQDEAADILQNGFIKVFNKCELYEGKGSLEGWIRRVMVNTAIESHRKNKVRFLSTDELSEKELEKAGSFSLNHLDYKDLLALIKKLPLGYRTVFNLYAIEGYNHKEIAEMLEISEGSSKSQLSRARLWLKERIQKMEELGI, encoded by the coding sequence TTGGAGCCTAATAAAGTTATACATATATGGGAGCGGTGCAAGTCCAGGGAGCGGCAAGCTCAATCGGAACTGTATCATTACTTTTCAGCTAAAATGTATGCTTTATGTTTAAGGTATGCAAAGGATCAAGATGAAGCAGCTGACATTTTACAGAACGGTTTCATCAAGGTATTCAATAAGTGTGAGCTCTATGAGGGCAAAGGTTCTTTGGAAGGATGGATACGTCGCGTTATGGTCAATACAGCCATTGAAAGTCACCGCAAGAATAAGGTGCGCTTTCTGTCAACGGATGAACTCAGCGAAAAGGAATTGGAAAAAGCAGGGTCCTTTTCGTTAAATCATTTGGACTACAAAGATTTGCTGGCATTGATCAAAAAACTCCCATTGGGATACCGTACCGTATTCAACCTGTATGCCATAGAAGGCTACAACCATAAGGAGATTGCAGAAATGCTGGAAATCAGTGAAGGCAGTTCAAAATCTCAACTTTCAAGGGCCAGGCTTTGGCTGAAAGAGCGCATTCAAAAAATGGAGGAATTAGGAATATGA
- a CDS encoding HD domain-containing protein has translation MNKKKIINDPVYGFVTIPSGFIYDLIQHPYLQRLRYIKQVSMTHLVYPGALHTRFQHVVGAMHLMSLAIETLRGKDVMISEEEEEAALAAILLHDVGHGPFSHSLEHTLVEGVSHELISALLMDKLNEEFSGRLDLAITIFNDQYHRKFLHQLVSSQLDTDRMDYLNRDSFFTGVSEGVISFDRIIKMLNVKDDELVVEAKGIYSVEKFLIARRLMYWQVYLHKTVITAEQMLIKALARAKELSNKGVKLFATPALDHFLNNKIDRETFLANESHLEWFTRLDDTDILSAIKIWADHDDQILSMLCSKLVRRELFRTELSNTPFSEEYVSELKGRLKERFDVNEGDLDYLLYQQVIGNNAYDSSESKICVMMKDGQLLDIAEASDLSNIESLSRRVEKYAITYPKEVGQVSSDQQMIVNI, from the coding sequence TTGAACAAGAAGAAAATAATAAATGATCCTGTTTACGGTTTTGTTACGATCCCGTCAGGGTTTATTTATGACCTGATTCAACATCCATACTTACAAAGACTGCGTTATATCAAGCAGGTGAGCATGACCCATCTGGTTTATCCAGGAGCATTGCACACTCGTTTTCAACATGTTGTCGGTGCCATGCACTTGATGAGCTTGGCCATTGAAACCTTGCGAGGGAAGGATGTGATGATTTCGGAAGAGGAAGAAGAAGCTGCACTTGCCGCCATCCTTCTTCACGATGTAGGGCATGGCCCTTTTTCACATTCGCTAGAACATACCTTGGTTGAAGGCGTGTCGCATGAATTGATTTCAGCGTTGCTGATGGACAAGTTGAATGAAGAATTTTCGGGCCGACTAGATTTAGCCATTACCATTTTCAACGATCAATACCACCGTAAATTCTTGCACCAGTTAGTATCAAGCCAACTTGATACCGATAGAATGGACTACTTAAACAGAGATAGTTTCTTTACAGGTGTTTCTGAAGGGGTGATTTCTTTTGATAGGATCATCAAAATGCTGAACGTAAAAGATGATGAGCTGGTGGTAGAGGCAAAAGGGATCTATTCGGTAGAAAAGTTCCTGATTGCTAGGAGATTGATGTACTGGCAGGTTTATCTGCACAAAACAGTGATCACGGCCGAGCAGATGCTGATCAAGGCGCTTGCAAGGGCAAAGGAATTGAGCAACAAAGGGGTGAAATTGTTTGCAACACCGGCATTGGACCATTTCCTGAACAACAAAATCGATAGGGAAACATTTCTGGCGAATGAGTCGCATTTAGAATGGTTTACTCGTTTAGATGACACGGATATTTTATCAGCGATCAAGATTTGGGCTGATCATGACGACCAGATACTGAGTATGTTGTGTTCAAAGCTTGTTCGACGAGAACTGTTCCGCACGGAATTAAGCAATACGCCATTTTCTGAAGAATATGTTTCGGAATTGAAGGGAAGACTGAAAGAGCGGTTTGACGTGAATGAAGGCGATCTCGATTATTTGTTGTATCAACAGGTTATTGGAAATAATGCTTACGATTCATCGGAGAGCAAAATATGTGTGATGATGAAAGATGGGCAATTATTGGATATAGCTGAAGCTTCAGATCTATCAAATATTGAATCATTATCTAGAAGAGTGGAGAAATATGCCATTACCTACCCTAAGGAGGTAGGACAGGTTTCTTCTGATCAACAAATGATAGTTAACATATAA